A section of the Candidatus Poribacteria bacterium genome encodes:
- a CDS encoding UDP-N-acetylmuramate--L-alanine ligase: protein MFGKTRHIHIIGIGGAGLSGITEILLDLGFHVTGSDIQKSYTTEHLRERGATIHYEHAASHIQGADVIVMSPAIPPDNPELLAAETQNIPIVRGAEMLNEITRMRYSIAVSGTHGKTTTTAMTATVLASLDPTVVVGGKLMNGSHARSGKGDVMVVEADEAYGSIEMFYPTVAVVTSVDADHLDYYRSVDEIGETFLKFINKVPFYGTAVLCLDAENIQRFIPRVKKRYITYGLETRADVTAEGITAEGPTSRYRVRKNGHLYGEIHLKMPGRHNISNSLAAIAVGLELDIPFDQIRERLESFQGVHRRFEVLGEANNVIVVDDYAHNPAKLKAALSGAREGYKRRIVAVFQPHRYQRVRDLADEFSRSFYQADVLIVTSIYSAGEAPIENVTAEKLAEAIQSHGHRHVFYVPDTDEVTDLLMKITQPEDIVITLGAGDISKVGHALLNRLSND from the coding sequence ATGTTTGGAAAAACACGACACATCCATATCATTGGCATCGGAGGTGCTGGCTTAAGTGGCATCACTGAGATCCTGCTGGACCTTGGATTCCACGTAACAGGTTCAGATATCCAAAAATCATATACGACGGAACACTTGCGCGAACGCGGGGCAACTATCCATTATGAGCATGCAGCCTCACACATACAGGGTGCCGATGTCATCGTTATGTCTCCGGCTATTCCACCTGACAATCCAGAACTCCTCGCTGCAGAAACGCAGAATATTCCAATCGTCAGGGGCGCGGAGATGCTAAATGAAATTACTCGCATGCGCTATAGCATCGCCGTCAGCGGAACACATGGAAAAACAACCACAACAGCGATGACTGCAACAGTCCTTGCCAGTCTCGATCCGACGGTCGTTGTAGGCGGGAAACTCATGAATGGCAGTCATGCGCGAAGCGGCAAAGGTGATGTTATGGTAGTCGAAGCAGACGAGGCCTACGGCTCTATTGAGATGTTTTATCCCACTGTTGCTGTTGTTACGTCAGTCGATGCTGACCATCTGGATTATTACCGTAGCGTTGACGAGATTGGTGAAACCTTCCTCAAATTTATCAATAAGGTTCCGTTCTACGGGACTGCAGTTCTCTGTTTAGATGCTGAGAACATCCAGAGGTTTATCCCGCGTGTGAAAAAGCGTTATATTACTTATGGACTTGAAACGCGAGCGGATGTGACGGCTGAAGGTATTACCGCAGAAGGTCCGACATCTCGTTACCGAGTTCGCAAAAACGGACACCTATATGGCGAAATCCACCTCAAAATGCCGGGGCGCCATAATATTTCTAACTCCTTAGCAGCAATAGCCGTTGGGCTTGAACTTGATATTCCGTTCGATCAAATCCGGGAGCGGCTTGAGTCATTTCAGGGAGTCCATCGCCGCTTTGAAGTTCTCGGTGAAGCGAATAACGTCATCGTCGTTGACGATTATGCACATAATCCAGCGAAACTGAAAGCCGCCTTAAGTGGTGCGCGCGAAGGTTATAAACGGCGTATCGTCGCAGTTTTTCAACCACACCGATACCAGCGCGTCAGAGATTTAGCAGATGAGTTTTCTCGCTCTTTTTATCAGGCAGACGTGCTCATTGTCACTTCAATCTATAGTGCCGGTGAAGCACCTATTGAAAACGTCACGGCTGAAAAACTGGCAGAAGCGATACAATCACACGGGCATCGTCATGTCTTCTATGTACCAGATACAGATGAAGTTACCGACCTCTTGATGAAAATAACACAACCAGAAGATATTGTTATTACACTGGGAGCCGGGGACATTAGTAAAGTAGGACACGCGCTTTTAAATAGACTTTCAAACGATTAA